The DNA window CTTCCAAAATGACGGCGTTAGCTCCAACGAGAACATCATCTTCAATCACGACCGGCTTGGCCGATGGCGGTTCAATCACTCCAGCCAACACCGCGCCAGCACCGATATGGCAGTTTTTCCCGACCGTTGCCCGGCCGCCGAGCACGGCGTTCATATCGATCATCGTCCCTTCGCCGACGACGGCGCCGATGTTGATGACTGCTCCCATCATAATGACCGCATTGTCGCCGATCTCGACGTGATCGCGAATAATGGCGCCCGGCTCAATGCGCGCTTTCACCCCTTTTAAATCCAACAGCGGAATGGCCGAGTTGCGGCGGTCATTTTCGACGACATAATCCTCGATTTTGTCCCGATTCGCCTCGATAGCGGCTTGAATGTCTTGCCATTCGCCAAACACCACGCCGGTGTTGCCAGCGATAAACGTTTTCGCGCCCGGGCCGAAGTCGATGCCTTCCACGTTCCCTTTTATGTATACTTTGACCGGGGTTGATTTTTTGCTGTTTTGAATAAATGAGATGATTTCATTCGCATCCATCATTTTCATGGGCCATTGCTCCTCCTTGTCCATGTTCGTTTCTTCTTTACTGTAGCAAAACAAAGATGATCGTGGCAAGCGTCAATTCCCGGGCGCACCCAGCTATGGCTTCGGCGTGCCTTTTTGTTTACGCAGTTCTTTATTTAGCTGCTTTAAAATTTCCCGCCGGGTAAAAATTCCTTCAAAATAGCCGTCATCGTTTTCTACGCAGACGAATGGATGATTGACGACAAGTCCGACCGCCTTCATCAAGCTGTCGTCGAGCCGGAGGCGCGGAATGTTTCGATTCATCACTTCTTCGACCTTCATCGTTTCGAGCCGTTCAAACTCGATGCGCTCTAATCCTAACATCGCATCCATAATCATCGTCATGCTGATGAGCCCATGCAGTTTATACGATGTATCGAGAACTGGGATCGCTGAATAGCCGGTTTTTGTCAAGACGAGCAGCGCATGATCCAAATAGTTTTCAGGCTGAACGTGCGCGACTTTATCCGCAGGGATGAGGAATGGTTTAACCGTCATGTTGGCCGGCTGTTTGTTTCCTAACCATGTCATGCCAATGTTCCGCCTTTCTCTTTTTTGCATCTTTCCCTCTCCACTTTTATCATACCATAAAAAAGACTATCGCTTCTTGCCAAGCGATAGTACAAAACGACATGTTACCTTTCTTCAGTTAAAAGGCGGTCGTACAAACGTAAAAGCTGCCGGTATCGTCGTTCGTCGGCCTCCTTATCCCCGTTTTCAATATCCGCCAGCTCGGAACGGACAAGTTCGAGCGCATATTCCTGGCTGAACAGCACCTCAAGCAACAATGACGCCTCCTCGCCCGACAGCTGCAGCGGCAGCCGCTTCGCCATCTTCACTCCCCCTTTGCCTCTTCCGCTTTCATATATATATTCAGCGGCAAAGGAAAAAAGTCGTGGAAAAAAGCGTCATTTGCAGACAGGCAAAAAAGGCCACCCATATGAATGGAATGGCCTTTTTTTCAATAATAGCGCAACGCCAAATAACCAATGGCAAAAATGGCGAGCAAGGCAGCAAGTACGTAAGCGAGAAGCAACGGATTGCGCAAGTAGGCATGCTCCTCGACCGTTTTCGGAATCGGCCCGTCAAGCTCCCCTTGCCAACGCTGTTGGCGTCCGAGGCGAACCGTATAGACGAACCCGATGATCGCGATCAATACAGAGAGGGCGGATAACACAAAAGTCAACTGTGCCATAAGTTTCACCTCATGTTTACTTTGCCGCAATGAGAGGATTTTATGCGGTCAATAATGGGCGTCATGCTCAAACAAATAGCTGTACGACAAGTCGATAAACAAATAATGGCGCTCATCGATCGGGTATGAATACGTCCGGATCGTCTCCCCGGTTTCGATGTCTGTATATAAATCCGATAAAATCCCTCTCCGGCGCGAACGCATGCGAATAATGTTTTCCAAAAAATACGGACGCCAGCTCCAATTTTTCATGTAATATTGCTGTTGCAACTCCCAGCGGCCGCCGCGCTTAAACATATTGCCCGACTGTTGAAAGCCGTCTTCATCACAGACGTAAATGCGGAAGCAAACGTCATCGAGTTCGTCGGCCAACAGCGAAATCAGCTCATTAAAGCCGCCCGCTTTTTTGTATTTGCCAAGCAGCGCGGCAATCCGTTGCTGAAACTGCTCGGAAATTTGATACAGCATCTCAAGCTTTTTCTTTTCCTGCTGGATAAAGCGATGGCATTCTTGACGCAGCAGTTCTTTCAATAAATCACGCGGCACGACTTCCGGCGCCGGCTTAGCCAAATAGTACCCTTGGTAGTAGCGGCCGCCATGCCGCCATGCGTACTGAAGCTGAAATGATGTTTCAATATCCTCATACAGAAGCGTCGCTCCGATTTTGCGCGCCAACAACGAAATGGAATGAACGATTTCTTGATAAGCTTGGTGGACAGCCGTTTTTCGCAATTCATGCAAGTCGATTTTTAAAATGTCAGGCGACAAAACGCCGATCCGCTCAAGATGAATGCTATGTTCGGCGATATTATCGACCGCCACTTTAATGCCGTACGTGCGGATATACGTCAATAAATGGCTGAGCTGATCCAAGTCGCCTTTAAAATGCTGCTCGTTAATTTCCAATATGATGCGGCTAAGCGCCAATCCTTTCGCCTCGTAACCGAGAAGCAATTGCAAAAACGATTCGCCGCGGTCAAGCATCAATAAATTGGCGTCGCGGTTGAAAAAGATCAACAGCGTCTGGTCATCGAGCGACAGAAAATAATCGAGCGCCTTTTTGGTGATCACATCATCCACTTCCATGCGAAACTCTTCCGGAATCGTTTCATCATGAAAAAACGGCCCGAGACTGATCGGCCCCGCTTCCGTTTGGAATCGCCCGAGCACTTCATATCCGATGACTCCATGCTCATCGGCGCTAAAAATCGGTTGATAGTACGGAATCACTTGCGACAAGTTGGCCATCACGTCTAATGCATCCATCATGCTCACCTCATTCTCGTCGACCATCTTTGCCTTTATTATACCATACTGTCCAACCTTTCCCGGCACGAAAAAAGCGGATCCCCCATGACAGGGAATCCGTTTAGACAGCAGCCATTGTTCCGCATATGCAAGGCAAAAGCTGACTGAATGTTAAAACGGCCGCCGGTTCAGCCATTGCCCGCCGTCGACCGTAATGCAGGCGCCGTTGATGTAAGCGGCTTCATCCGAAAGCAAAAACGCCGCGACCGCCGCGATCTCTTCCGGCGTTCCGAGCCGTCCGAGCGGCACGCTGTCTATCGTCATCCGCTCCGCCTCTTCTGACTCCCAAAGCCGCTCGGCCCCTCCTGTCCGCTCGATCGGCCCCGGAGCGATCGCATTGACGCGGAAGCCGTATTTCTTCCCCCACTCGACCGCCAGTGTGCGCGTCATCGCCAGCACCCCGGCCTTGGCGCTTGCCGAATGAATGACCCCCGCGCCGGCATGCCAGGCGTACGTCGCAATGATGTTGATGATGCTCCCTTTCAAGCCGCGCTGAATCCAATAGTTGCCAACTTCGCGGCTGCAGTAAAACGTTCCGTTCAATACGATATTGATAACGCTGTTCCAGCCGTTGATCGACAGCTTTTCCGCCGGACAAATAAAATTGCCGGCCGCGTTGTTGACGAGAGCATCGATGCGGCCAAACTCCGCGTCGGCTCGTGCGACCATATCCGCGACTTGTTCCGGATTGCGCACATCCATCGGGACAACAAGCACCCGCCCGCCGCCGGGCGTTTCCATTTCCCGCTTAGCCTCTTCCAGCGCTTCAACCCGCCTTCCCGTAATGACGACGTTCGCCCCTTCGGCAACAAACCGCTTCGCCATATATTTGCCCATTCCGCTCGACCCGCCGGTAACAATGATGACTTTTCCGTTCATTCGCCTCTCCCCCTATGACTGATTGCTCATTCATTTTACTGTTCCTTCAGTTCTCTTTCTTTTTCTAGCATAGAGCAAATCCCTCTTCTTTTCAACAAAAATAACTGATTTTTTTGAAAATCAAAACTCACTGATTTCTTTCCTGCTTTCCCTTTTCCTAAGAGTGAGGGGCCTTCTTGATTGAGCAACATGATTTTTCTCCTATTGTTCTTCCCTTCATGTTTTCGTTATAATAAAGCTACTTGTGAAGGGACGACGAGACGATGCATCGCATTGAAACAACCAAAATGAACCGACGCGCGTTTTTGAAAAAGCTGACACGCACCGGCTTCGCCGCGGTGCTGGCGACATCGCTCGCCTACGGCTACGCCCGCTGGGTTGAACCGTCACACTTGACGGTGACGCACCATACACTGTCACACCCGCTCATCCCGAAAGCGTTTCACGGTGTAAAACTGC is part of the Geobacillus sp. 46C-IIa genome and encodes:
- the fadH gene encoding 2,4-dienoyl-CoA reductase — translated: MNGKVIIVTGGSSGMGKYMAKRFVAEGANVVITGRRVEALEEAKREMETPGGGRVLVVPMDVRNPEQVADMVARADAEFGRIDALVNNAAGNFICPAEKLSINGWNSVINIVLNGTFYCSREVGNYWIQRGLKGSIINIIATYAWHAGAGVIHSASAKAGVLAMTRTLAVEWGKKYGFRVNAIAPGPIERTGGAERLWESEEAERMTIDSVPLGRLGTPEEIAAVAAFLLSDEAAYINGACITVDGGQWLNRRPF
- the dapD gene encoding 2,3,4,5-tetrahydropyridine-2,6-dicarboxylate N-acetyltransferase; this encodes MKMMDANEIISFIQNSKKSTPVKVYIKGNVEGIDFGPGAKTFIAGNTGVVFGEWQDIQAAIEANRDKIEDYVVENDRRNSAIPLLDLKGVKARIEPGAIIRDHVEIGDNAVIMMGAVINIGAVVGEGTMIDMNAVLGGRATVGKNCHIGAGAVLAGVIEPPSAKPVVIEDDVLVGANAVILEGVTVGKGAVVAAGAIVVEDVPPYTVVAGVPARVIKQIDEQTRAKTEIKQELRQL
- a CDS encoding EAL-associated domain-containing protein; protein product: MDALDVMANLSQVIPYYQPIFSADEHGVIGYEVLGRFQTEAGPISLGPFFHDETIPEEFRMEVDDVITKKALDYFLSLDDQTLLIFFNRDANLLMLDRGESFLQLLLGYEAKGLALSRIILEINEQHFKGDLDQLSHLLTYIRTYGIKVAVDNIAEHSIHLERIGVLSPDILKIDLHELRKTAVHQAYQEIVHSISLLARKIGATLLYEDIETSFQLQYAWRHGGRYYQGYYLAKPAPEVVPRDLLKELLRQECHRFIQQEKKKLEMLYQISEQFQQRIAALLGKYKKAGGFNELISLLADELDDVCFRIYVCDEDGFQQSGNMFKRGGRWELQQQYYMKNWSWRPYFLENIIRMRSRRRGILSDLYTDIETGETIRTYSYPIDERHYLFIDLSYSYLFEHDAHY
- the abbA gene encoding antirepressor AbbA — its product is MAKRLPLQLSGEEASLLLEVLFSQEYALELVRSELADIENGDKEADERRYRQLLRLYDRLLTEER
- the cbpB gene encoding cyclic-di-AMP-binding protein CbpB, coding for MTWLGNKQPANMTVKPFLIPADKVAHVQPENYLDHALLVLTKTGYSAIPVLDTSYKLHGLISMTMIMDAMLGLERIEFERLETMKVEEVMNRNIPRLRLDDSLMKAVGLVVNHPFVCVENDDGYFEGIFTRREILKQLNKELRKQKGTPKP